Sequence from the Fusobacterium sp. FSA-380-WT-3A genome:
AGCTGCTTCAGCTTGAATAACTTGAGCTCTACTCATCTCTTTTCCATCTTCATCAACAGAAGAGTTAAGAGCCATATTTTGTGATTTAAAAGGAGCTACCTTATATCCATCTTGAGAAAATATTCTACATAGTCCAGCAGTAAGGAGAGTTTTTCCAACTGATGAACCTGTACCTTGTAACATTATTTTTTTATGCATAATAAACCCCTTATTAATTAATTTATTTAAATCTCTAAAAAATAGTTAATTATTTTTTTCTAGCTAAAATTATAACACTTTCAGTATAACTAAATCCGTATCCAAATCCATAACCACTTGTACCTCTTACAGCTTCTGTTTCATGTAAAATTCTTTTACTACTAGTAATATTTCCAGCATCATATTGATATCTATAACTTCCAGAAGTAATAGGAGTGATTGATACAATTTCATATCCTTCATTATTAAGATTTGTGATAGCTCTATTTATATCATCAGTTAAAAGTTCTCCATCAATAAGACAATCTGAATATCCAGTAGTTACCCAAACTTTTTTTTCTTCAAAAATTTCTTTTTGTTTACCAAAAAGCCCTTTTTCAAATTTACCTGTAGGTTCATGAGAGATTCTGTATTCACCAATAGGTCTAAATTTAGCTTTAACATAAACAACTTTTTCCATATTTCCTCCTCTATTTAATAGTGGCTTATACTATAAATATATCATTTTTTATAAAAAAATTAAAGTAAAATAAATGTTAAATAAAAAATTATTATGTTATAATTATAGAAAAACTTTTATGGAGAAAAAAATGACAGAAAAAGAAAAATCTAAATTGGGATTATTATATGATGCTAACTATGATAAAGAACTTTTAGAAGAGAGGAAAATTTCTAAAGAGTTATGTTATGAATTTAATATTTTAAAACCTTCTGAAAAAGAAAGGGGAAAAGAAATTATAAGAAAACTTTTTGGAAAAATTCAAGGAAAATTTTCAATTAATCAGCCTTTTCATTGTGATTATGGATATAATATAGAAATTGGTGAAAATTTTTATTCTAATCATAATTTAATAATTTTAGATGGAGCAAAAGTTAAAATAGGAAACAATGTTTTTATAGGTCCTAATTGTTGTATAACTACAGCTGGACATCCTATAGATGTAGAAGATAGAAATTGTGGATTAGAATATGCTTATCCTATAACTATTGGAGATAATGTTTGGATAGGAACAAATGTGAGTATTTTGCCAGGTGTAAAAATAGGAGATAATAGTGTAATAGGAGCTGGAAGTGTAGTTAATAAAGAGATTCCAGAAAATGTTATAGCAGTTGGGAATCCTTGTAAAGTAATTAGAAAAATTTCTAAGAAGGATAAAGAAAAATATAAAAGATAAAAAATAATGGGACTTTTTATACTTAAAAAGTCCCAATCTATTTTATTATATAATTTTTGCCTTTTTTATTCTATTACTTTGTATAGCTAGAAGAGTTGAAATTTTTAATTTCTTCCATAACTTCTTCAGCAGTAGCAAGAGATAAAACTTTTTCAACTAGAGCTTCACATTGAGTTTTATCAAGTGACATTATATTTCTTTTTATTCTTGGTACTGATATAGCTGACATAGAGAAAGCATCTAGTCCCATACCAAATAATATAGCTGTAGCATTTTCATCTCCAGCAAACTCTCCACACATAGAGATACTTATATTTTCACTGTGAGCTCCATCTATAGCACATTTTATAGCTTGAAGTACAGCTGGATTATAAGAGTTGTAAAGGTTAGAAATTTTTTCATTTCCTCTATCAACAGCTAATGTATATTGAGTTAAATCATTAGTTCCAATAGAGAAGAAGTCACATTCTTTAGCAAAAGAAGAAGCTCTAAAGGCAACAGCTGGAGTTTCAACCATAATTCCAAGTTGAATATTTTCATCAAAAGCTATTCCTTCATTTCTTAATTCTTCCATACACTCTTTTAATAAAGCTCTTGATTTTCTAACTTCTGTTAAAGAAATTATCATAGGAAGCATTATTTTAATATATCCAAAAGCAGAAGCTCTTAAAAGTGCTCTAAATTGAGTTTTTAAAATTTCAGGTCTATCAAGACAAACTCTTAGAGCTCTCCATCCTAAGAAAGGATTTTCTTCTTTTGGTAATTCCATATAAGGTAAAGATTTATCTCCACCAATATCCATAGTTCTTATAGTAACTGGTTTTCCTTCTAAAGCTTCAGCAACAGCTTTATAAGCTTCAAATTGTTCATCTTCACTAGGGAAACAATCATTATTCATAAATAAGAATTCTGTTCTATAAAGTCCAATTCCTTGAGCTCCATTTTTTAATACCCCATTAATATCTTTAGGAGAACCTATATTAGCCCAAGCTCCAACTTTTTTACCATCTTTAGAAACAGCATCTTTATCTTTTAATTGTTTTAAAAGTTCTTTTTCAGCTAAAAATTCATCTCTTTTTAAAGTATAAGTTTTTATTTCTTCTTCAGTAGGATTTAATATAACAACTCCTTCTAAAGCATCAACTATTATAGAATCACCAGATTTTACATCTGAATATTTTTCTCCTGTTCCAACAACAGCAGGGATTTCAAGAGACCTAGCCATTATAGATGAATGAGCTGTTTTTCCACCAATTTCAGTAACAAAAGCTAAAACATTTTCTAAATCTAATTGGGCAGTATCAGAAGGAGTAAGGTCTTTAGTAATTATTACAGAATCTTTAGGAAGATTAGATAAATCTAAAATTTCAGTCCCTGTGATATTGAAAAGCCATCTTTTTCCAATATCTTTAAGGTCAGCAGCTCTTTCTCTTAAATAAGGGTCTTCTAAACATCCTAACATTTCACAATATCCAGCAAGTCCTTGCTCAAGAGCATTTTCAGCTGTTATTTGTTCATCTTCGATTAATTCGACTACTTCATCAAATAAATCTTCATCTTCTAATAAAGTGATATGTCCATCAAAAATACTTGCTTTATCTTCACCTAATTTTTTAGCAGTTTTTTCTCTTATAGCAAGTAATTGTTCTTTAGAAATATTTCTTCCATTAAGTAATCTTTCTTTTTCTAATTCAGTATCTTCAATATTATTTTTATTAATAATAATTTCATTTTCTTTATATAAAAATACTTTTCCTACTGATACCCCAGGTGATGCAGGAATTCCATTAATAATAATACTCATTTATTATACCATCCTTTTAATTTTTGATAAAAAAGAGGGGATACCTATCCCCTCTTACTTAATTAACTAGTCTTTTAAGTTAGCAAGAAGTTCAGCTAATTTTTCAACAGCTTCTTGTTCATCTTCTCCATCAGCATAAACAGTAACTTGAGTTCCTTTTTTTATTCCTAGAGAAAGAAGTTTTAAAAGAGAAGTCCCTTTTACTTTTTTTCCTTCAGCATTTTCTACTTCAATAGAAGATTTAAAAGTTTTTGCTAAACTAACAAATTCATTTCCTGGTCTAGTGTGAAGTCCAGTTTCGTTTGTAATTTCTACAGTTTTAGATAACATTATTACCTCCTAAAATTAATAAAGATTTTTATTATAAATAAGACAAAATTATATAAACAGTATGAATATAATATACTATTTTATAAAAAATGTCAATAAAAAAACATTTCACTTTTTAAATAATATTTATTAGTTCATAAAAAGTACTAAAAATAGAAAAATTAATCTTTTTTAACAAAATGTTTTCTTCTTTCAGCATCAGTTAAATATTTTTTTCTAAGTCTTATGAAATTAGGTGTAACTTCTACATATTCATCTTCAGAAATATAGTCAAGAGCTTGTTCTAAAGTTAATTTTCTAGGAGGAGCTAATTTAACAGCATCATCACTTCCAGCAGCTCTCATATTTGTAAGCTTTTTAGTTTTACAAGCATTAACAATAAGGTCATTTTCTTTTGCATGTTCTCCAACAACCATACCTTCATAAACATCTACACCTGGTTCTATAAATAACTCTCCTCTTTCTTGGATGGCATTAAGGGCATAAGCTATAGATACTCCAGTTTCTGTGGCAATAAGAACACCTTTTTTTCTACCTGTAATAGGTCCTTTAAATGGCTCAAAATCATAGAAAGAATGGTTAAGAATTCCAGAACCTTTAGTGTCAGTTAAAAATTCATTTCTATATCCAATTATACCTCTTGAAGGTATTTTAAATTCTAAACGAGTATATCCATCTTGTCCAGGAGTCATACTTACAAGTTCTCCTTTTCTTGAACCTAATTTTTCAATAACTACTCCTGTATAAGCATCTTCTACATCTATTAAAGCCATTTCAATAGGCTCATAAGTTTTTCCATTTATCTCTTTTAATATAACTTTTGGTTTAGAAACTTGAACTTCAAATCCCTCTCTTCTCATATTTTCTAATAGAATAGATAATTGAAGTTCTCCTCTTCCTTTTACCACAAAGGCATCTGGAGAATCAGTAGCTTCTACTTTCATACTAACATTTTTTTGTAATTCTTTTTGAAGTCTATCCCAAATATTTCTTGATGTAATATACTTTCCATCTCTTCCAGCAAATGGAGAAGAGTTTACCATAAATGTCATAGAAAGAGTAGGCTCATCTATATCAATTAGAGGTAAAGCCACAGGTTCATTAACATCAGCAACAGTTTCCCCAATATCAATACTGCTTAATCCAGCTATTGAAACAATTTCTCCACAGAAAGCTTCTTCAACTTCAACTTTATTAAGTCCTTCATAACCATAAATTATAGAGATTTTATTTTTTACCATTGTTCCATCTCTTTTTATAAGCATAACCTCTTGGTTTCTTCTCATTTTTCCATTGTGAATTTTTCCAACAGCTAATTGCCCAACATAGTTATCATATTCAATATTAGTGATTAAAAATTGAAGTGGTTTATTAACATCTCCACTTGGGTCATCTACTTCACTAAGAATAGTTTCAAATAATGGTATCATATTAGTATCAGTATCTTCTAATTCTTTTTTAGCAAATCCACCTTTTCCAGAAGCATAAAGAACAGGGAATTCTAATTGATGTTCATTGGCATTAAGCTCAATAAATAAATCATAAACCATATAAAGAACTTCTTCTGGTCTTGCATTTGGTTTATCAATTTTATTAACAACAACTATAGGTCTGTGTCCTTGCTCTAATGCTTTTTTAAGAACATATTTTGTTTGAGGCATTGGACCTTCAAAAGCATCAACTAAAAGAATAACAGAATCAACCATTTTCATAATTCTTTGTACTTCTCCACCGAAGTCAGCATGTCCTGGAGTGTCAATAATATTGATTTTATAGTCTTTATATTTTACAGAAGCATTTTTAGAGAAAATTGTAATTCCTCTTTCTCTTTCAATATCATTAGAGTCCATAACTCTTTCAGAAACTTTTTCAAGTTCATGAGCTCCAAAAACTCCAGCTTGTTTTAATAAACAGTCAACAAGAGTAGTTTTACCATGGTCAACATGGGCAATAATTGCAATATTTTTGATTTTCATAAATCTCCATCCTTATATTAATAGTATTTATAACCTTTTAATCTGTTAGAACTCACATAGGCAAGTCCTAAAAACTCATCAGTTCCTTCAAAATAAATTTTGTAGAATCCGTCATTAGTATTATTTACTACAAGAGTATTTCCATTTAAAAATAAAGTTTTATTTTTTTCAGTAGAAATTGTAAGTGAAGGATATTTAAAATATTCTTCAACAGTTCTAATGAAAGAACAATCTTTATTTGAATATAAACTTTCAATCTTTTCTAAAGTAAAACTATTTTCAATATTTTCACTACCTACAGAAATTCTTTCAAGTGATGTCATAGTAGCAAAAGTTTTTAAATCTATTCCAATATCATAAATAAGAGAACGGATATAAGTTCCTTTAGAAACTTTACAATAGATTTTTGCTTTTTTACCATTAAATTTTAAAAGAGATAAATCATAAATTGTTATATCTCTAGCTTCTCTTTCAATAGTTTCACCTTTACGAGCTAAATCATAAAGTTTTTCACCATTTATTTTTATGGCTGAATACATAGGAGGAATTTGTTTTATATTTCCAAGAAATTTTTTTAAACATTCCTCTAATTTTTCAGAAGAAACAGAAAAATTTTTAACTGAATCAATAATTTTTCCCTCAGAATCATATGTATCTGTAGAATAACCTAATTGAAACTCAGCAATATATTCTTTTTCTAATTTTTCTATATCTTGAACTAACTTAGTAGCTTTTCCAACACAGACAACTAAAACACCAGAAGCTAATGGGTCAAGAGTTCCTGTATGTCCAATCTTTTTTATTTTTAAAATTTTTCTAAGTTTTCTGATAACATCAAAAGAAGTAATACCAGAAGGTTTATTTATATTAATAATTCCGTCCAATAAATCAACTCCATTTTAAATTTTACATAATATTATATCATAAAAATTAAAATAAGAAAAATAAAAAATAGAGAGATTTTTCCCTCTATTTTTTATTGTATTATTTAAGTTCAAAAATTTTATTTTTCACTCTCTGGATAAAGGATAACTTCTACATAATTATTATTTTTTATAAAATCTTTTACAAAATTTTTAAGATTTTTTTCATTAATTAATTTATTATATTCATCAGGAGTTAAAACTTTAAAATTATCCTTTTCTAAACTTTTATTTGATAGGTAATTTATCCAATAACCATTAGTTTTAATATTATTTTCATAAGAAAGTTTATAATTTTTTTGAATGCTTTTTAAAGCTTCTAAATTGATGTTTCCATCTAATAATTTTTTTAATTCCTCTTGAACTTTATTAATAACTATATCTTTTTTCTTAGGGTCAGTTGAAAAAGATATATTAAGGACTCCTTTTTCATATTTAGAGAAGTCATCACTAACAGATATTCCATAAACTCCTGAAATTTTTTCTCTTACTTCTTCAATAAAATTGATTCTTAATATTTTTGCTATAGAAGAAATATAGTAAGAATTTTCCAAAGAGTATTCACTATATATAGGATAAGAAAGATTAACTCTTATTTTTTTATCAATTCCTTTAGTAACTTCACCTTTAATAATTCCATCTGGATATGTTATATTTAAATTTTTCCAACTTTCAATATCATTTTCAATAGGTAGAGAAGCAAAATATTTTTCTAAAATCTCTATAGTTTCTATTTCAGGGATAGACCCTACTATAACTCCAGAATAGCCATTAAAATTAGTAAATTTTTTCTTAAATACATTTAACATATCTTCATTATAAAAGTGTTTAAAATCTTCTTTAGAAAGATTTAATTTTCTAGGATGGTTACTGTATAATAATTCAATAACTTTATCAGAAAAAAGTTCACTAGGTAGATTTTCCCTATTGTTAAGTATATTGCTTAATCCACTAATTTTATTAGCATATAATTCAGGTGATAATTTTGGATTTCTTACAAGATATGAGAAATATTTTAAAGCTTCATTTAAAGATTTTTTATTGGAGTTTATTATAATTCCCTCTGTATATGTATTTATATATGGAGAGATAGAGAAATTTTTACCTTTAAAATATCTATCAAGATTTTCAAAAGTAATATTTTCTACTCCAGAATTAAAAATAAAATCTCCAGAAAAAATAGAGTTTATTGCTTCTGTATCATCTAAAGTTGAATTTCCACCCTCTTTAAAAAGTTTTATGGTGATATCATCTTTTTTAAAATCAGTATATTTATAAAGAAAACTCAATCCATTTGATAATTTAATTTCTTTGTAATCTGTATATGTAGTTATAGCTTCTACTTTTCCTCTTTCTAAATTAGGCTCTTTAAGAATTAAAACTTCATTATTATTTTGTTTCTTTTCTAACTTTTTATTTTTACTTTCTAAAATAATATTTTTAAAAGATTCTTTTGTTATACTTATCTCATCTTTTTCAGGAACAAATAAAACAAATCTAGTATTATCATTATAAATCTCTTTAGCCTTTTCTTTTATATCTTTAACAGTAATCTCTTTAAAATAACTTTCAAATAATTTTAAAGTATCTTCTGAATCAAGGAAAATGTCATCACTAATAAATACATCAGTTAAATAACCTATTAACTCTCTGTTAAGAATAGAATCTTTATTATTATTTTTATCTTTTAGATTATTTAATATATTTTCTTTTTCTAAATTTAATTCTTTTTCACTTACCCCAAATTTACTTATATATTTTAAGGTATTTATTGTAGAGTCTATACCCTCTTTTATTTTTTTCTCTTCAAAAGATGATGAGATAATTAAAAGATTATCTTTTATATAACTATCTTCACTTATATTTCCAGAAATGATAGGGTGCTTACTAGAATTACTTTCATCTTTTAGTTTACTATTTAAAAGATTTTTAAATAATTCCAATGTAACTTCATCTTTTATATTTTTCTTATTATATTCATTTTTATTATCAGTTCTAAAACTCATTATAAACTGAGGAATGATGATTTCTTTATCTTTAAATACAAAATAATCAGTTGGTAACTCCTCTAATTTATAAATTTCTGGTTTAGTAAAAGTTGAATTATCAGTAAAATTAAAATATTTTTTTATAACAGAATCAGCATAAGCTTCATCTATATCTCCAACTAATATAATTCCCATATTTTCAGGTCTATACCATTTATCATAATAATCTTTCATAGTAGAATGGTTAGCTCCTCTTATAATGTCCATTTCTCCAATAGGAAATCTATCTTTATAATGAGATTTATCAAAGAAAACCTCTTTCCAAAGAGATGTTATTCTTTCAGGAAGTCCTTGAGAAAGTCTCCACTCTTCTACTATAATTTCTTTTTCATTATCTATATCCTCTTGTTTTAAAGAGGCGTCAAAAACCATTTCTTTTAATATTTCTACACCTTTTTCAAATTTTTCTTTGTCATCAGTAGGAAGATGAAGTTTATATACAGTTTCATAAAAAGATGTGTGGGCGTTTAAATCTCCACCAAAATTAAGTCCAATAGACTCAAAATATTTTACAATATTATTTTTTTCATAATTTTTAGTACCATTAAAAGCCATATGTTCAATAAAATGTGCTAATCCCTTTTGATTTTCCTCTTCTTGAAGAGAACCAGCTTTTACTACTACATTTAAAGATACTCTATTTTCTGGCTTACTATTTTTATAAAAATAATAAGTCATACCATTATCAAGTTTTTTTATTATTAATCCTTTAGAATGATTAACTAGATTTTCTGCAAAACTTAGAATAGAGATTATAAAAAATAACATAAAAATAAATAAATTTTTTTTCTTCATAAATTAAATACCTCGTTTGTACATATAGTTTTATTTAATTTTTGTTTTAATTGTAACATTTTAATATTTAAAAAACAACAGAAAAAAATATAAAAATTTTACAAAAGAAAAATAAAATGGTATAATTTTATTAGAAAAATATTTTTTATTGAAAAAATTTTCTATTGATGAAAAATATTTTTTCGCCAAAAAAACGGAAGTTTTAACTTCTAAAAATAATTATTAAGTATACAACTTATTAATCTATAAATAAAAATCACTCTTTTTAATCTAAGGTACAATTATAACCCTTGATTTACGAGTGATTTTTGTATTTTTTACTTTGTAATTCTTTATTTTTGTTGATATTAAGACATAATAAATATCTGTTTTTGGTATATAATTAGGTAGTTTTTATATAAGAAAAACTCGAGATTTCTCTCGAGTCCTTGCTTTTATAATTTATTATGATGAAACTAGAATTTGTAACCTATTCCCATTCCTACTGTCC
This genomic interval carries:
- a CDS encoding sugar O-acetyltransferase; amino-acid sequence: MTEKEKSKLGLLYDANYDKELLEERKISKELCYEFNILKPSEKERGKEIIRKLFGKIQGKFSINQPFHCDYGYNIEIGENFYSNHNLIILDGAKVKIGNNVFIGPNCCITTAGHPIDVEDRNCGLEYAYPITIGDNVWIGTNVSILPGVKIGDNSVIGAGSVVNKEIPENVIAVGNPCKVIRKISKKDKEKYKR
- the ptsP gene encoding phosphoenolpyruvate--protein phosphotransferase codes for the protein MSIIINGIPASPGVSVGKVFLYKENEIIINKNNIEDTELEKERLLNGRNISKEQLLAIREKTAKKLGEDKASIFDGHITLLEDEDLFDEVVELIEDEQITAENALEQGLAGYCEMLGCLEDPYLRERAADLKDIGKRWLFNITGTEILDLSNLPKDSVIITKDLTPSDTAQLDLENVLAFVTEIGGKTAHSSIMARSLEIPAVVGTGEKYSDVKSGDSIIVDALEGVVILNPTEEEIKTYTLKRDEFLAEKELLKQLKDKDAVSKDGKKVGAWANIGSPKDINGVLKNGAQGIGLYRTEFLFMNNDCFPSEDEQFEAYKAVAEALEGKPVTIRTMDIGGDKSLPYMELPKEENPFLGWRALRVCLDRPEILKTQFRALLRASAFGYIKIMLPMIISLTEVRKSRALLKECMEELRNEGIAFDENIQLGIMVETPAVAFRASSFAKECDFFSIGTNDLTQYTLAVDRGNEKISNLYNSYNPAVLQAIKCAIDGAHSENISISMCGEFAGDENATAILFGMGLDAFSMSAISVPRIKRNIMSLDKTQCEALVEKVLSLATAEEVMEEIKNFNSSSYTK
- a CDS encoding HPr family phosphocarrier protein; the protein is MLSKTVEITNETGLHTRPGNEFVSLAKTFKSSIEVENAEGKKVKGTSLLKLLSLGIKKGTQVTVYADGEDEQEAVEKLAELLANLKD
- the typA gene encoding translational GTPase TypA, translated to MKIKNIAIIAHVDHGKTTLVDCLLKQAGVFGAHELEKVSERVMDSNDIERERGITIFSKNASVKYKDYKINIIDTPGHADFGGEVQRIMKMVDSVILLVDAFEGPMPQTKYVLKKALEQGHRPIVVVNKIDKPNARPEEVLYMVYDLFIELNANEHQLEFPVLYASGKGGFAKKELEDTDTNMIPLFETILSEVDDPSGDVNKPLQFLITNIEYDNYVGQLAVGKIHNGKMRRNQEVMLIKRDGTMVKNKISIIYGYEGLNKVEVEEAFCGEIVSIAGLSSIDIGETVADVNEPVALPLIDIDEPTLSMTFMVNSSPFAGRDGKYITSRNIWDRLQKELQKNVSMKVEATDSPDAFVVKGRGELQLSILLENMRREGFEVQVSKPKVILKEINGKTYEPIEMALIDVEDAYTGVVIEKLGSRKGELVSMTPGQDGYTRLEFKIPSRGIIGYRNEFLTDTKGSGILNHSFYDFEPFKGPITGRKKGVLIATETGVSIAYALNAIQERGELFIEPGVDVYEGMVVGEHAKENDLIVNACKTKKLTNMRAAGSDDAVKLAPPRKLTLEQALDYISEDEYVEVTPNFIRLRKKYLTDAERRKHFVKKD
- the truB gene encoding tRNA pseudouridine(55) synthase TruB yields the protein MDGIININKPSGITSFDVIRKLRKILKIKKIGHTGTLDPLASGVLVVCVGKATKLVQDIEKLEKEYIAEFQLGYSTDTYDSEGKIIDSVKNFSVSSEKLEECLKKFLGNIKQIPPMYSAIKINGEKLYDLARKGETIEREARDITIYDLSLLKFNGKKAKIYCKVSKGTYIRSLIYDIGIDLKTFATMTSLERISVGSENIENSFTLEKIESLYSNKDCSFIRTVEEYFKYPSLTISTEKNKTLFLNGNTLVVNNTNDGFYKIYFEGTDEFLGLAYVSSNRLKGYKYY
- a CDS encoding pitrilysin family protein; its protein translation is MLFFIISILSFAENLVNHSKGLIIKKLDNGMTYYFYKNSKPENRVSLNVVVKAGSLQEEENQKGLAHFIEHMAFNGTKNYEKNNIVKYFESIGLNFGGDLNAHTSFYETVYKLHLPTDDKEKFEKGVEILKEMVFDASLKQEDIDNEKEIIVEEWRLSQGLPERITSLWKEVFFDKSHYKDRFPIGEMDIIRGANHSTMKDYYDKWYRPENMGIILVGDIDEAYADSVIKKYFNFTDNSTFTKPEIYKLEELPTDYFVFKDKEIIIPQFIMSFRTDNKNEYNKKNIKDEVTLELFKNLLNSKLKDESNSSKHPIISGNISEDSYIKDNLLIISSSFEEKKIKEGIDSTINTLKYISKFGVSEKELNLEKENILNNLKDKNNNKDSILNRELIGYLTDVFISDDIFLDSEDTLKLFESYFKEITVKDIKEKAKEIYNDNTRFVLFVPEKDEISITKESFKNIILESKNKKLEKKQNNNEVLILKEPNLERGKVEAITTYTDYKEIKLSNGLSFLYKYTDFKKDDITIKLFKEGGNSTLDDTEAINSIFSGDFIFNSGVENITFENLDRYFKGKNFSISPYINTYTEGIIINSNKKSLNEALKYFSYLVRNPKLSPELYANKISGLSNILNNRENLPSELFSDKVIELLYSNHPRKLNLSKEDFKHFYNEDMLNVFKKKFTNFNGYSGVIVGSIPEIETIEILEKYFASLPIENDIESWKNLNITYPDGIIKGEVTKGIDKKIRVNLSYPIYSEYSLENSYYISSIAKILRINFIEEVREKISGVYGISVSDDFSKYEKGVLNISFSTDPKKKDIVINKVQEELKKLLDGNINLEALKSIQKNYKLSYENNIKTNGYWINYLSNKSLEKDNFKVLTPDEYNKLINEKNLKNFVKDFIKNNNYVEVILYPESEK